In Candidatus Vogelbacteria bacterium, the following proteins share a genomic window:
- a CDS encoding GreA/GreB family elongation factor, whose translation MLYFLKEDLEALKKRRDTLYESYLEASKAMGEACEQSSETWHDNAPYDEAKRAAEGLNTQVSGFNEMIARASLVECPASPPKNVCIGCEVHYQQQSSGEERSVLIGSFWVPMDSSEGSPRRISYQSPVGKSFIGHKIGDTVTAVLPKGAEKYLITAINVPTSEAAQQ comes from the coding sequence ATGCTTTATTTCTTAAAAGAGGATCTTGAGGCACTCAAGAAAAGGAGGGACACTCTGTATGAATCCTACTTGGAGGCCAGTAAAGCGATGGGCGAAGCCTGTGAACAGTCCTCAGAAACATGGCACGATAATGCTCCATATGATGAGGCTAAGCGAGCCGCAGAAGGATTGAACACCCAAGTCTCCGGCTTTAATGAGATGATCGCCCGAGCCTCTTTAGTGGAATGCCCAGCCAGTCCACCAAAGAACGTATGCATTGGATGCGAGGTTCATTATCAACAACAATCTTCGGGAGAAGAGCGGTCGGTATTGATTGGTAGCTTCTGGGTACCTATGGATTCTTCAGAGGGATCTCCGAGACGCATCTCGTACCAAAGTCCTGTCGGTAAATCATTTATTGGCCACAAAATAGGAGATACTGTAACAGCCGTATTACCAAAGGGTGCCGAGAAATATCTCATCACCGCAATCAATGTCCCAACTTCCGAAGCCGCTCAGCAATGA
- the trpS gene encoding tryptophan--tRNA ligase has product MTNPKKIVLSGVKPTGKLHIANYFGAVRQFVDLQDQYDCFFMIADLHAITSINNATEMKQNTLDVVLDYLAIGLDPAKVVLFKQSDVPAHTETAWIFDCITTMPYLMRAHAFKDAEAKNKEINVGTFNYPILMAADILLYDADVVPVGQDQKQHVEYARDIAEKFNRTFGETFKLPEPLIVSEVATVPGIDGQKMSKSYGNTIPLFAEDDEIQKLVMKIVTDSKTPTEVKDPTTDNIFALHKLFSVEMLPDLEKRYRAGEIGYKESKEILADNITKFITPIREKRKILAENPDQVIAILKAGAEKARLVTNTKLQTIKHAVGIDL; this is encoded by the coding sequence ATGACTAACCCAAAGAAAATAGTCTTATCAGGTGTCAAACCAACCGGCAAACTCCATATTGCCAATTATTTTGGGGCTGTACGCCAGTTTGTTGATCTTCAAGACCAGTACGATTGTTTCTTCATGATAGCTGACCTTCACGCTATCACCTCGATAAATAATGCCACCGAGATGAAGCAGAACACCTTAGATGTTGTCTTGGATTATCTAGCTATTGGTCTAGATCCAGCCAAAGTAGTCTTGTTTAAGCAATCCGATGTGCCAGCCCACACTGAAACAGCTTGGATTTTTGACTGTATTACTACTATGCCGTACCTGATGCGCGCTCACGCTTTCAAAGATGCTGAGGCCAAAAATAAAGAGATCAATGTGGGAACCTTCAATTATCCGATCCTAATGGCGGCGGACATACTACTCTATGATGCCGATGTGGTACCGGTAGGCCAAGACCAAAAACAGCACGTCGAATATGCTCGCGATATTGCGGAAAAATTCAATCGCACTTTTGGTGAAACTTTTAAATTACCAGAACCGTTGATCGTCTCAGAAGTCGCCACTGTCCCAGGGATTGATGGTCAAAAAATGTCGAAGAGCTACGGCAACACTATTCCTTTATTTGCCGAGGATGACGAAATCCAAAAACTGGTCATGAAAATCGTCACTGATTCCAAAACACCAACTGAAGTCAAAGACCCGACCACCGACAATATTTTCGCCTTACATAAATTATTTAGCGTTGAAATGTTGCCAGATTTAGAAAAAAGATATCGAGCAGGGGAGATCGGTTACAAAGAATCCAAAGAAATCTTAGCTGATAATATTACTAAATTTATTACCCCAATTCGAGAGAAACGAAAAATTTTAGCGGAAAATCCTGATCAAGTTATCGCCATCCTGAAAGCCGGAGCGGAAAAGGCTCGTCTAGTCACCAACACCAAACTCCAGACCATCAAACATGCTGTAGGGATTGATTTGTAA
- a CDS encoding HD domain-containing protein, producing the protein MSLPTREEALKLLDQHVSDPYQRHHAVMVAQAMEGYAGLYGEDKDLWYITGLLHDLDFTEHPHEHPGPSLKWFKDWQYPEALIHAVEAHAYGYNGFSTQPDTPLAGALMACDEMCGIFYAYQKMNPVSFGEMKVSSVKKKFNEESFAAKIDRSMITRGCDILKISIDDDIKNLIEFLKDLK; encoded by the coding sequence ATGAGTCTACCAACTAGAGAAGAAGCACTTAAATTATTAGATCAACATGTTAGTGATCCATACCAACGTCATCATGCGGTAATGGTGGCCCAAGCAATGGAGGGTTATGCCGGACTTTATGGTGAAGACAAAGACTTGTGGTATATCACGGGTCTGCTTCACGATCTGGACTTCACCGAACATCCTCATGAACACCCAGGACCGTCTTTAAAGTGGTTTAAAGACTGGCAGTATCCAGAAGCCTTGATTCACGCCGTGGAAGCGCATGCTTATGGTTATAACGGCTTCTCTACCCAACCAGACACTCCTTTGGCCGGAGCGCTGATGGCTTGTGATGAAATGTGTGGTATCTTCTACGCCTATCAAAAAATGAATCCAGTGTCGTTTGGCGAAATGAAAGTCAGTTCAGTCAAGAAAAAGTTTAATGAAGAAAGTTTTGCTGCCAAAATCGACCGCAGTATGATCACTCGTGGTTGTGATATCTTAAAAATCAGTATTGATGATGATATTAAAAACCTGATTGAGTTTTTGAAGGATTTGAAATGA
- the dnaJ gene encoding molecular chaperone DnaJ translates to MAKDYYETLGVPKTASKEEIKKAFHKLAHKHHPDKGGDEAKFKEASEAYQILSDDSKRAQYDRFGANGPMGGGGGGFNPGQQGWDFDFSGFGGGQGQGGFEFDLGDIFGDIFGGGARAKRGRDISVDTQITFAESIFGTSRKITINKVGKCQTCQGSGAEPGSKTKTCDKCQGKGKIQETRRSIMGSFNTVVTCDKCHGKGQIPEKACKTCGGQGVNKHNEEIEVNIPAGIEVGQMIRMTGQGEAISNGQAGDLYIKVHIQADKTFQRDGHNLTMHLEIKLTDSLLGASYNIKTLDGDVSIKIPEGISSGEILRVKNKGVPVGNRRGDLLVTIIIKTPTKLSKNAKNLVEKLKEEGI, encoded by the coding sequence ATGGCCAAAGATTATTACGAAACCTTAGGGGTGCCGAAGACAGCCTCCAAGGAAGAAATCAAAAAGGCCTTCCATAAGTTAGCTCACAAACATCACCCGGATAAAGGCGGTGATGAGGCTAAATTCAAAGAGGCGAGCGAAGCCTACCAAATCCTCTCAGATGACTCTAAAAGAGCCCAATACGACCGTTTTGGGGCTAATGGCCCTATGGGTGGAGGTGGTGGCGGATTCAACCCTGGTCAGCAGGGCTGGGATTTTGATTTCTCTGGTTTCGGTGGTGGCCAAGGTCAGGGTGGTTTTGAATTCGACCTCGGCGATATCTTCGGTGACATTTTTGGTGGTGGCGCTAGAGCCAAGCGTGGCCGTGATATTTCTGTCGACACACAAATCACCTTTGCTGAATCTATTTTTGGTACCAGCCGCAAAATAACGATCAATAAAGTTGGTAAGTGTCAGACCTGTCAGGGTTCTGGTGCCGAACCAGGTAGCAAAACCAAAACCTGTGATAAATGTCAGGGCAAAGGCAAAATCCAAGAAACCAGACGTTCGATCATGGGTTCTTTCAACACAGTCGTCACTTGTGATAAGTGTCATGGCAAAGGCCAAATCCCCGAAAAAGCTTGTAAGACTTGTGGTGGCCAAGGCGTCAACAAACACAATGAAGAAATCGAGGTCAATATTCCCGCCGGCATTGAGGTGGGTCAAATGATCCGCATGACTGGCCAAGGCGAAGCTATCAGCAACGGCCAGGCCGGTGATCTTTATATCAAAGTTCACATTCAAGCCGACAAAACATTCCAGCGCGATGGTCACAACCTGACCATGCATTTAGAAATTAAGCTGACTGATAGTTTGTTGGGTGCCAGTTATAATATCAAAACTTTAGACGGGGATGTTTCTATCAAAATCCCAGAAGGTATTTCCAGTGGCGAAATTTTACGCGTCAAAAACAAAGGGGTGCCTGTCGGTAATAGACGAGGTGATTTGTTGGTGACTATAATTATAAAAACCCCAACCAAACTCTCCAAAAACGCCAAAAACCTGGTCGAAAAACTGAAAGAAGAGGGGATTTAG
- a CDS encoding class I SAM-dependent methyltransferase encodes MNSKNDTSSSFWNNDQNINWFKTKPSSEYWKDFLVEIENKKIKKVLDLGCGAGRNTEMIWSLGFNVYGVDLHEDMVSTTMTRMKTLAPEINWSLRIVQTDMTSLPYMDGSFDVVLSNGVYHNVSSVEDLEIAIQESARVLSNNGFLCINIFTSKYIDHNTLEKESSNHLYTTKEGLDMILISSEELIAICDKYNLKLQENLTEYVSEVSTGKRSVARGVFKKS; translated from the coding sequence ATGAACTCAAAAAATGATACCTCCTCATCCTTTTGGAACAATGATCAGAATATCAATTGGTTTAAAACTAAACCTTCTTCGGAATATTGGAAGGATTTTTTAGTTGAGATAGAAAATAAGAAAATTAAAAAAGTTCTTGATTTGGGTTGTGGTGCTGGTAGGAATACCGAGATGATCTGGTCTTTAGGATTTAATGTTTATGGTGTGGATTTGCATGAAGATATGGTTAGTACGACAATGACCAGGATGAAGACCTTAGCTCCTGAGATAAACTGGTCTTTAAGGATTGTCCAAACAGACATGACTTCTCTACCATATATGGATGGATCTTTTGATGTAGTTTTATCAAATGGTGTATATCACAATGTCTCATCTGTTGAAGATCTTGAGATAGCAATTCAAGAAAGTGCTCGAGTTTTATCAAATAATGGATTTTTATGTATCAATATATTTACTTCAAAATATATTGATCATAATACACTAGAAAAAGAATCATCCAATCATCTTTATACTACAAAGGAAGGACTTGATATGATCCTTATTTCTAGTGAAGAACTGATAGCTATATGTGATAAGTACAACTTAAAATTACAAGAGAATCTGACTGAATACGTAAGTGAAGTTTCTACAGGTAAGAGGTCTGTTGCTAGGGGTGTTTTTAAAAAATCTTAA
- a CDS encoding DUF1864 family protein, protein MKEQFEQTESQPELYSGFEDKIKLSIEKDVRISELDPFNADSFFSQELPELNTSKDSQKIIKVTQELINSKSDYTEVGELEAKAMVRDLGMVISSLKRHGIGLEGVPGLEEKLLELASFTNEVPRDTVFSYGPRNPINPSRTRYFTKVPEEKIFIESFREGMNHLSPAVAGLLQAHQVSPESNNFSGLVERSTKEFQGMIDAILKVRRNISPEVFTNDLRPYFDPITIGGIDYSAAGGAQMPVLLIDLIAHTSDKIPETTTYQTYFEDNIRYLPYELRSIAEEIRGKKSLLTTIIETGTAEVPMENLEALRELFTKLLQFRMPHLRIAKDNMAKRDVGARGSGGYQTEILELLIKQTQDSRNKLGEILHIDED, encoded by the coding sequence ATGAAAGAACAATTTGAACAAACAGAATCTCAACCTGAACTATATAGTGGTTTTGAAGATAAAATTAAATTAAGTATAGAAAAAGATGTAAGAATCTCTGAACTCGATCCATTTAATGCGGACTCGTTCTTTTCACAAGAACTTCCTGAACTAAATACTTCAAAAGATTCACAAAAAATTATTAAGGTTACTCAAGAATTAATTAATTCAAAGTCTGATTATACTGAAGTCGGTGAATTAGAAGCTAAAGCTATGGTTAGAGATTTGGGTATGGTAATTTCTTCCCTTAAACGCCATGGAATTGGTTTGGAGGGTGTTCCAGGACTAGAAGAAAAATTATTAGAATTAGCTTCTTTTACTAATGAGGTTCCTCGAGATACGGTTTTTAGCTACGGCCCAAGGAATCCGATTAATCCAAGCAGAACAAGGTATTTCACAAAAGTGCCTGAGGAAAAGATTTTTATTGAAAGTTTTAGAGAAGGAATGAATCATCTCTCCCCCGCCGTTGCTGGCTTGTTGCAAGCTCATCAAGTTAGTCCGGAATCTAATAATTTTTCAGGTCTAGTTGAAAGGTCTACCAAAGAGTTTCAAGGGATGATCGACGCTATTTTAAAAGTAAGACGAAATATTTCTCCTGAAGTATTTACTAACGATCTTAGGCCTTATTTTGATCCTATTACTATTGGAGGTATAGATTACTCTGCTGCTGGAGGCGCTCAGATGCCTGTTTTACTTATCGATTTGATCGCTCATACATCTGACAAGATACCTGAAACGACCACCTACCAGACTTATTTCGAAGATAATATACGCTATTTGCCTTATGAATTGAGATCTATAGCCGAAGAAATAAGAGGTAAAAAATCACTTCTAACAACTATAATAGAAACCGGCACTGCTGAGGTGCCTATGGAAAATCTTGAAGCATTAAGGGAGTTGTTTACTAAATTATTACAATTCAGGATGCCTCATCTAAGAATTGCTAAAGATAACATGGCTAAACGAGATGTTGGAGCTCGAGGTAGTGGCGGGTATCAAACAGAGATTTTAGAGTTATTGATTAAACAAACACAAGACTCAAGAAATAAACTAGGAGAAATATTACATATCGATGAAGACTGA
- a CDS encoding HAMP domain-containing histidine kinase, translating into MNYNLLENIKYCQEFVLAASGLIYYSHATSAIVAICLGLFVYWKNDKSLLSRILLSLSVFYLLWAFLNLMIWSGYAHGNLIMFAWSQIEVFSIPLFFLSFYFIYVFIEDRDLNIRWKALAMLLLLPAVIYAATPFHLQSYDIQECISVEAETYMTYVKFLKISISLIIITYSSYKFYILRNRRREIVILTLGSLVFLYSFFLSSIISDQTVDYRYELYGLFGMIVFIGTLVYLIIIKQAFNIKVIAGQFLVIALIILTGSQLFFVRNTTSQILSVITLLFTSFFGYFLIKSVNKEVETSKYALSLAEDLSKSNDKLFELNKKLKELDRQKTEFVSMASHQLRTPLTAIKGYSSMLLEGSFGELSEKTKGAVDVIYQSSQRLVSVIEDFLNITRIELGKMKYDVTIFDIRDLVKNVTDELIPFAKRKKLNLVVNLGRGAYQVSADYGKMSQVVSNVIDNAIKYTPAGSVSVEVTKPSGDSKHIHINVKDTGVGIAAESIPKLFKKFIRADEVGKTHITGTGLGLYVVKQILDAHKGTISIESPGVGKGTTFSIVLNSYQETSDQETQEDISEFADSL; encoded by the coding sequence ATGAATTATAATTTACTAGAAAATATCAAATACTGCCAAGAGTTTGTATTGGCTGCATCAGGTCTTATTTACTATTCTCATGCCACCTCAGCGATAGTTGCTATCTGCTTAGGACTGTTTGTTTACTGGAAAAATGATAAATCTCTTCTGAGTAGAATATTATTATCTCTGTCTGTGTTTTATTTGTTATGGGCGTTCCTAAATCTAATGATATGGAGTGGTTATGCACACGGAAATTTAATAATGTTTGCTTGGTCACAAATTGAAGTATTTTCAATACCCTTATTTTTTTTATCTTTCTACTTTATTTATGTATTCATCGAAGATCGCGACCTGAACATAAGATGGAAAGCTTTGGCTATGTTATTACTTTTGCCAGCAGTAATTTACGCAGCGACACCATTTCACCTGCAAAGCTATGATATCCAAGAGTGTATCTCTGTGGAAGCCGAAACTTACATGACTTATGTTAAGTTTTTAAAGATTTCTATATCCTTAATAATAATCACCTATTCGAGTTACAAATTTTATATCTTAAGAAATAGGCGGCGAGAAATTGTCATATTGACCCTCGGTTCATTAGTTTTCCTTTATTCTTTCTTTTTGTCTTCCATTATTTCTGATCAAACAGTCGACTATAGATATGAACTTTATGGTCTGTTTGGGATGATTGTTTTTATAGGGACTCTAGTTTATTTGATAATAATTAAACAAGCTTTCAACATAAAAGTAATTGCGGGACAATTCCTTGTAATTGCCCTTATAATACTAACCGGCTCGCAATTATTCTTTGTTAGAAATACAACCAGCCAGATCCTGTCAGTAATAACACTCTTGTTTACTTCATTTTTTGGATATTTCCTTATCAAGAGTGTTAATAAAGAAGTTGAGACTAGTAAATACGCATTAAGTCTGGCGGAAGACCTATCTAAATCCAATGACAAATTATTTGAGTTAAACAAAAAACTAAAGGAACTAGATCGTCAGAAAACAGAATTCGTTTCGATGGCTTCACACCAACTACGAACCCCACTCACGGCAATCAAAGGTTATTCTTCGATGCTTTTAGAAGGATCTTTTGGTGAACTATCTGAAAAAACCAAAGGGGCAGTTGATGTTATTTATCAATCCAGTCAACGTCTCGTCAGTGTGATTGAAGACTTCTTAAACATTACCAGAATTGAACTCGGTAAGATGAAATACGATGTTACTATCTTTGATATTCGCGACTTGGTCAAAAATGTTACCGATGAGCTTATTCCTTTTGCTAAGCGTAAGAAATTAAACCTAGTCGTCAACTTGGGTCGGGGAGCTTACCAGGTGTCAGCCGACTACGGCAAAATGAGCCAAGTGGTCAGTAATGTAATCGACAACGCTATTAAATATACACCTGCCGGTAGTGTGTCAGTCGAAGTAACCAAACCATCAGGGGACTCCAAACATATTCATATCAATGTTAAAGATACTGGGGTGGGAATTGCTGCTGAATCAATACCAAAATTGTTCAAGAAATTTATCCGGGCCGACGAAGTAGGAAAGACTCATATTACCGGCACAGGACTTGGTTTATACGTCGTTAAACAGATATTAGACGCTCACAAAGGCACCATTAGCATAGAATCTCCTGGTGTTGGTAAAGGCACAACCTTCTCCATAGTTCTAAATTCATATCAAGAAACATCCGATCAAGAAACTCAAGAAGATATTTCAGAATTTGCTGACAGTTTATAA
- a CDS encoding AAA family ATPase, translating to MIFIVGHHGVGKSTFGNWLKSKGFIHLETSKLIKDVFTKSGSNLGFIDWVLEQGDDNINQIIVDNINAEYSKAGSGFIDIVITGNRQFSGIEYIKNHVEKSVSSGNTIIYLNSPVEVLYERYHGRNDGRKSYESVNRFQEELITFDKTMGVEEIQSKADYIINTDKELDVTLEDLAVVIKKVYGSVL from the coding sequence ATGATATTTATCGTGGGTCATCATGGGGTGGGAAAATCGACCTTTGGTAATTGGCTAAAATCGAAAGGTTTTATTCATCTTGAAACGAGTAAATTAATAAAAGACGTTTTCACAAAAAGTGGCAGCAATCTCGGTTTTATTGATTGGGTACTTGAACAAGGAGACGACAATATAAACCAAATCATTGTTGATAATATTAATGCAGAATACAGTAAGGCTGGATCTGGGTTTATAGATATCGTAATAACCGGCAATCGTCAGTTTAGTGGGATAGAATATATTAAAAATCACGTTGAAAAATCTGTTTCATCTGGCAATACAATTATTTATTTAAATTCACCAGTAGAGGTTTTATACGAAAGATATCATGGAAGAAACGACGGCCGAAAATCATATGAAAGTGTAAATAGATTTCAAGAAGAACTAATTACATTTGATAAAACTATGGGGGTTGAGGAAATTCAATCTAAAGCTGATTATATTATCAACACCGACAAGGAACTGGATGTGACATTAGAAGATTTGGCAGTTGTAATTAAGAAGGTGTATGGCTCGGTATTGTAA
- the dnaK gene encoding molecular chaperone DnaK produces MAKILGIDLGTTNSAMAYIEGGQPKIIENSEGARTTPSIVAVSKTGERLVGMLAKRQAITNPKNTVSGIKRLMGHKFEDPNVQKDKGLVPYVIEKSEDGGVKVTMGDKHNRPEEVSAMILSKLKRDAEAHLGEKIEEVVITVPAYFDDSQRKATKDAGEIAGFKVRRIINEPTAAALAYGLDKKKNEKIAVYDFGGGTFDVSVLEISGGSDEQSIEVKSTDGDSHMGGEDIDQKIIKWLADTFKSKTGIDVTKDELALQRLKEAAEKAKHELSTAAQSEINIPFISSDASGPVHLLETMTRSKLEELADEYIARSIEITKRAVEASGLKVGDINEIILVGGQTRMPAIQEAVKKFFGKEPNRSINPDEVVAIGAAVQAGIFQGDVKDVLLLDVTPLSVGIETMGGIATKIIERNTTIPTSRSQTFSTAADNQTSVEIHVVQGEREMSADNKTLGRFILDGIPPAPRGMPQVEVTFDIDANGILSVKAKDKTSGKEQSIRIEAQSSLSKEDIEKMKKEAEIHADEDKAKKEAVEAKNMADQMIYTAEKALKDAEGKITDDVKKGVEDKVAALKAVKEGADKEAITKATGDLSTEMSKIGEAMSKAAGSEAGATPNPEATDPNIRDAETGDSNPDQPTA; encoded by the coding sequence ATGGCAAAAATTCTAGGTATTGATTTGGGTACAACCAACTCCGCAATGGCTTATATCGAGGGCGGTCAACCAAAAATTATTGAAAACAGTGAAGGCGCTCGGACTACTCCATCTATCGTCGCGGTTTCCAAAACTGGTGAACGACTAGTTGGTATGTTGGCTAAACGTCAGGCTATCACTAACCCTAAAAACACTGTCTCTGGTATCAAACGCTTGATGGGTCACAAATTTGAAGATCCTAACGTTCAGAAAGATAAAGGGTTGGTGCCTTACGTGATCGAAAAATCTGAAGATGGTGGAGTCAAAGTAACTATGGGCGACAAGCACAATCGTCCTGAAGAAGTCTCCGCTATGATTCTCAGTAAGCTCAAGCGTGATGCTGAGGCTCACTTAGGTGAAAAGATTGAGGAAGTGGTGATCACTGTCCCAGCTTACTTTGACGACTCTCAACGAAAGGCTACTAAAGATGCTGGTGAAATCGCTGGTTTTAAAGTTCGTCGTATTATCAACGAACCAACCGCCGCTGCGCTCGCTTACGGTTTAGATAAAAAGAAAAATGAAAAGATCGCGGTCTACGACTTCGGTGGTGGTACTTTTGATGTGTCCGTGCTCGAAATCAGTGGTGGTAGTGACGAACAAAGCATCGAAGTGAAATCAACCGATGGTGACTCCCACATGGGCGGTGAAGATATCGACCAAAAAATCATCAAATGGCTAGCTGATACTTTCAAAAGCAAAACTGGTATCGATGTCACCAAAGATGAATTAGCTCTTCAACGTTTGAAGGAAGCCGCCGAAAAAGCGAAGCACGAACTTTCTACCGCCGCTCAAAGTGAAATCAATATTCCTTTCATTAGTTCTGACGCCTCTGGCCCAGTGCACTTGTTAGAGACCATGACTCGCTCTAAGCTCGAAGAATTAGCTGATGAATATATTGCCCGCTCAATCGAGATTACCAAGCGTGCTGTCGAAGCCTCTGGCCTAAAAGTGGGAGACATCAATGAAATCATTCTCGTCGGTGGTCAAACTCGTATGCCAGCTATCCAAGAAGCGGTTAAAAAGTTTTTCGGTAAAGAACCAAACCGATCTATCAACCCAGATGAAGTGGTCGCTATTGGTGCCGCTGTGCAAGCGGGTATTTTCCAAGGTGACGTTAAAGATGTCCTACTTCTTGATGTCACACCACTGTCTGTTGGTATTGAGACTATGGGTGGTATCGCTACTAAGATCATCGAACGTAACACCACTATTCCAACTTCTCGCAGTCAGACTTTCTCAACTGCCGCCGACAATCAAACTAGTGTGGAGATTCACGTGGTGCAAGGTGAACGAGAAATGTCCGCCGACAACAAAACACTTGGTCGCTTTATCTTAGATGGTATTCCACCAGCTCCTCGCGGCATGCCACAAGTGGAAGTCACTTTTGATATAGATGCCAACGGTATCTTGTCAGTGAAGGCCAAGGATAAAACGAGTGGCAAGGAACAATCAATCCGGATCGAAGCGCAATCAAGTCTGTCCAAAGAAGATATTGAAAAGATGAAAAAGGAAGCCGAAATTCACGCTGACGAAGACAAGGCTAAAAAAGAAGCGGTGGAAGCTAAGAACATGGCCGATCAAATGATCTATACCGCTGAGAAAGCCTTGAAAGATGCTGAGGGCAAGATCACTGACGATGTGAAGAAAGGCGTGGAAGATAAAGTAGCGGCTTTGAAAGCAGTCAAAGAAGGCGCTGACAAAGAAGCTATCACCAAAGCGACCGGTGATCTATCAACCGAAATGTCTAAAATCGGTGAAGCGATGAGTAAAGCCGCCGGCTCTGAAGCAGGCGCTACTCCAAACCCAGAAGCTACTGATCCAAATATTCGCGACGCGGAAACTGGTGACTCTAACCCAGACCAACCAACTGCTTAA